The following coding sequences lie in one Thermomicrobium sp. 4228-Ro genomic window:
- a CDS encoding response regulator transcription factor has product MARILVIEDEIELARHLRTALEQAGHSVSTAYDGPSGLALARSEHFDLVVLDLMLPGLDGLDVLRALRRESLVPILVVTARGSELDRVLGLELGADDYVVKPFSLRELVARVRALLRRVEAMAEASRLAEGNERIELPDLVIDPATHAVQSRGRLVHLTAREFALLWFLASNPDRVFSREYLLDRVWGNDSCVGARAVDACIARIRKKLGGPGSPADRLVAYWGVGYRFARRDGDR; this is encoded by the coding sequence GTGGCACGGATCCTCGTGATCGAGGATGAGATCGAGCTGGCCCGTCATCTCCGCACGGCTCTCGAGCAGGCCGGTCACAGTGTTTCGACCGCCTACGATGGGCCGAGCGGACTCGCGCTCGCTCGCAGCGAGCACTTCGACCTCGTCGTCCTCGATCTCATGCTTCCCGGGCTGGACGGCCTGGATGTCCTGCGAGCGCTCCGTCGTGAGTCGCTCGTCCCCATCCTCGTCGTCACAGCCCGGGGCAGCGAGCTCGATCGCGTGCTCGGACTGGAACTCGGCGCTGACGACTACGTGGTGAAGCCCTTCTCGCTTCGCGAGCTCGTCGCTCGGGTCCGCGCGCTCCTGCGTCGTGTCGAGGCGATGGCCGAAGCGAGTCGGCTGGCAGAGGGTAACGAACGGATCGAGTTGCCGGACCTCGTCATCGACCCTGCGACGCACGCGGTGCAGAGCCGCGGCCGGCTCGTGCACCTCACTGCTCGCGAGTTCGCGCTCCTCTGGTTTCTCGCCTCGAATCCCGATCGGGTCTTCAGTCGGGAGTACCTCCTCGATCGTGTCTGGGGGAACGACTCGTGTGTCGGCGCACGCGCAGTCGATGCCTGTATCGCCCGGATTCGAAAGAAACTCGGCGGCCCAGGCTCGCCAGCTGACCGCCTCGTTGCGTACTGGGGGGTCGGCTACCGGTTCGCGCGACGGGACGGCGACCGATGA
- a CDS encoding ABC transporter permease, with protein sequence MLRAVAVEWFKLRRLRLFRVSVLLGIGLSLFWLAFALWMAQRGAPAVRDQFVARLTFPGAYEQAFYLAGSFGQTFLAIVAATFVANEYSWGTWRLILPTGLPRWQALGAKLLALLAGTVVFVLATAFVPLSAAPLLAALWLDRPALVAPDMEAWLVAVLLLPLRTIGSLVAPVVLALALTVWTRSQSVAVGITIGLVLTEGVLAALLQGLGGWWAEIPRLFYLWNAEAIARAPAFGGAVSPGTPPLGQAVLVVLLWTIVLAALTVWWFQRRDLEVRSSN encoded by the coding sequence ATGCTGCGAGCAGTAGCGGTCGAATGGTTCAAACTCCGTCGTCTACGGCTCTTCCGCGTATCCGTTCTGCTCGGTATCGGGCTGAGCCTGTTCTGGCTGGCTTTCGCCCTCTGGATGGCGCAGCGCGGCGCTCCAGCAGTGCGCGACCAGTTCGTCGCGCGCCTGACGTTTCCTGGTGCCTACGAGCAGGCGTTCTATCTCGCAGGGAGCTTCGGTCAGACGTTCCTGGCTATCGTCGCCGCAACGTTCGTGGCCAACGAGTACAGCTGGGGCACCTGGCGACTGATCTTGCCGACAGGTCTTCCTCGCTGGCAAGCGCTAGGGGCCAAGCTGCTCGCACTCCTCGCCGGAACGGTCGTCTTCGTACTCGCGACCGCTTTCGTCCCGTTGAGCGCTGCGCCGCTGCTTGCAGCGTTGTGGCTCGACCGACCGGCCCTGGTCGCCCCGGATATGGAGGCGTGGCTGGTGGCGGTGCTCCTCCTCCCGCTGCGGACTATCGGATCGCTCGTGGCACCCGTCGTCCTGGCTCTGGCCCTGACAGTCTGGACACGTTCGCAGTCCGTCGCGGTCGGTATCACGATCGGGCTGGTGCTGACCGAGGGAGTGCTGGCTGCCCTGTTGCAAGGGCTCGGTGGCTGGTGGGCCGAAATCCCGCGCCTCTTCTATCTCTGGAACGCCGAAGCGATCGCGCGTGCCCCAGCCTTCGGTGGTGCGGTCTCACCGGGTACGCCACCGCTCGGACAGGCTGTTCTCGTCGTGCTCCTCTGGACCATCGTGCTCGCTGCGCTCACCGTATGGTGGTTCCAGCGTCGGGACCTCGAGGTGCGGTCGAGCAACTAG